The sequence TCAACCAACGAAATGGAAACTACCGTGCCAGCAACCTTTATGCTCGCCAGAAAAATTTCTGCAATACGGGACTCCATGTCGTCCAAGATTTCCCGCTTGCCCGGATCCTCAAATAAGTTGGCCTCCCACGACTCAAGGTAGGTTCTTAGAATATGGTATGCATCCTCATCAATTACGAATGCTTGACCACCAATGTTAACGTTCATAGTGTTTTTCATATCTTTTAGAATTAGGTGATGCACTGAATATGGTTATGCAAACATACAATTAAATATTACTACCATGCACAACAAGGTAGTAAAAATGTGACAATATTTTGACGAACGGATGCTTTATTGTTTCAAATTTGGATGGCGCGTTTGGTAGGAACGCATTAAGGTGCTGTAGATGTTGTATATAGTGAAAAGTTGTTTTGTCACTTCTGTTGTGCTGATAATTCGTTCGATCCATTTTATATTGAATTGTAAGGGAAATTTTTTTGGATGTCGGTTAATCGGCAGAGAGTCTTTTTGTTTTTCCTAAATTGCCAAAAATTTGACGTATGAGCAGTGTAGGTGTTTTACGGAAAATGAAGGTGGCGTATGCCGTTGGTGATCCTCAGGTAAACTATACCCTTGTGCTCGACAATGAGGATATTCCCATGAATAGGCTACTTGGAACGGCCATTCGATTGTCGTGGACAAATCGTATTCTGTGCCTGAATTGTGGTAAAACCACAAAGAAGAGTTTTGGCCAAGGCTACTGTTATCCCTGCTTTATTAAGATACCGGAAACGGAGGCTTGTGTTCTTAGGCCGGAGTTGTGTCGTGCTCACCTTGGCGAAGCTCGCAACATGCAATGGGCCGAGCAACATTGTCTTGCCGATCATTATGTTTACCTGGCAGTTTCCGGTGGGCTAAAGGTTGGGGTAACCCGTAAAAGCCAAATACCTATACGGTGGATTGATCAAGGAGCCTCTCGGGCAGTTCGCATTGCGCAACTTCCCAACCGATTTTTGGCCGGATCGTTGGAGGTTGCGCTCAAGGCATACTTTTCCGATAAGACCGATTGGCGCAAGATGCTCCGAGGTGTTGAACCCGAGGAGATTGATTTGGCTGGACAACGAACACTTTCGCGGGAGCTTTTTCCACAGAATCTGCTTGATTATTTTCTTCCTTCCGACGAGATTTATGAGATTAACTATCCCGTGTTGGAGTATCCTACCATCCTTAATTCGGTCAATCTTGAGAAGGTGGGGATAGTTGAGGGCGTTTTAACCGGTATTCGAGGACAATACATTATGCTCGACAAGCAAAGGGTTATGAATATTAGGACATTTAGTGGGTATGAAATAATTTTTGAAAAGGTTGATTTGTAGGTATACCGGTTTTTGAGTTCCTCTTCTTGCGAGTAATAAAATAGACAGATTATATTCAGAAAAAAAGCCACTGGTTTTCCAGTGGCTTTTACTTCGCTATACACAATGTGGTTAATGTTTTTTCTTTTGAGCGTCGGTTACGTCGGTAGCAATTTTAAGAATTGTAGTTATTTCGCCGTGCTCGTTAAAAATAGGAGTGTAGGTTTCGATCAGTGTCAAATCGATGCCGTTAATTTTTAGCTTTGTGGTGTGCTTCTTAATCTTACCAGCAAGTAAGGTATTCCAAAATTCATCGTATGTTTCTTCTTCGTAGGTAGACATGTCCACACCATCGGAATGGTGGGTACCTACAATGTTTTCACGGCTGACACCAAGCAGATCGAGGTAGGAGTCGTTTACGCTTCGAATATATCCACGAATATCGTATTCAATAACGTAGTTGGAAGCGTTAAGGGCATTAATCAATCCTTCCATTTCAGTTCCTTTTCGGGCCGACTCTTCTTGTGTTGCCTGCAGCTCTTCCATGTTCTGACGCATCTCCTCTTCTTGTGCTGCCATGATTTCGGCTTGCTGCTGCGATTGTTCTAGGAGAACCTTAGTTTTTTCGTTAACGCGAACCGAGTGAATTGTTGCCGCAATATTTTGGGCAATTTTCTCGACAAATTCGATTTGGTATTTTTCAAATTTATGAAGGGAGGCGATCTCCATAACACCGAGAATAACCTCTTCTGTTTTAAGTGGAACGAGAAGAAGGACATTAGGATTTGCATCGCCCAGTCCACTGGTTATTTCAATATAATCTTGGGGGATTTCGGTTAGGTATATGGTGTTGCGTTCGGCTCCACATGTACCAACAAGGCCTTCGGCCTCCTCGTATGTTTTTGTAAGGTATTTTTTTCGGTCGTAAGCAAAGGCTGCCACCATTTCGTAGAATACGTTATGCACATCGTCCTCGTTTTTCACAAAGATTCCACCCTGAATTGCATTTAGGTAGCGAACCAAATGCTTTATAATATTGTCGGAAAGGGTTACCATTCCATCGTTGGTTTGGCGTAGTATCTCAGTAAAGGAAGCTAAGCCTTGGTTGGCCCATTGAATTTTTGCCTCTTCCTCCTTGCGGGTTTCCTCTTCGAGTTTTGCTTTTCGTAGGCTGTCGCGCATGTTGAGCAGGGCTTTGCCTAAAATATCCTCATTGCTGAGCAGGTTGATGTCAACGGAGAGGTTCTCTTGGCCGATTGCGGTTGCAAAGTCAGCCTTATCAACCAATCCATCAATGGATATATTGAGCGCCTTGGTCATATCGTCCATTTCATCGCCAGTATGGATATCTTGCTTCATGCTGCGATCAACCTTACCGGTGGCCATCTGAGCCAGACTCTTAGTCACCTTTTCGATGGGAAGGGTGATGCTGTTGGCCAAATATGCAATAACCAAAACGAGTATGAGCAAACCTAAAATTCCGGTAATGATTGAAACATTATAGGCGTGGTTTGCATCCCTCAGCATCGATTTTAGGGGAACGGCAATGCCCAAAGTCCAAGGAGTCAGTGTTTGCCCCACCTGCATAGGTGTATAGGAATAGTAGTATTCTTCTCCATTTTCATTAAAATCGGTAAAAGAAACTTTCTTGCCCTTACGCATCTGTTCGAGAATTTTATACTTCTCGTTCATTTGCTTGCGGAAATCAAATTCTGATTGGTTTTTGCCAACTTTTGCGGTATCCGGGTCCGAAACAATCATTCCATCTCCGGAAAGCATAAAGGCGTAACTTCCCTCAAATGGTTTTATGTTTCGAACGTACTCCTGAAAGCGTGTGAGCAGTAAGTCTACTCCAATAAGGCCAATATATTTCCCTTTTTCGAACATGGGGCATACCAAGGTGGTCATCAATCCTCCTTTTTGGAGAAGAGAGATGTATGGTTCTGCTATGTTTTCAACTCCCGCAGCTTTCATTGCAGCGTAGTGCGGTGGATCGCCAGTAAGGCTTCTTATCTCCGATTTTGTCAAAATTTCACCGCCTTCGCGCCAGCAGAGGTAGAATTCTCTTCCGTAGGGTTTGTTCCATGTGGGATCGAGGTTGCTCAACTCCCAACTATCCCAAATGGCATCCATTTGCGGATTACGTTGAAGAACGTTTAGATACATTCCCGAAAATAATTTTTTCCATTCCTCCCGAGGAAGGTTACGGTATTCCAAGAACGACTGTGAGAAGGTTCTCACCACGGAAAAATCTGCATTCAACTTATCCTGAATGTTTAACGCCGATTCTTGTATTCGAGCATCCGCCAGATCGCGAGCGCTGGAAACGGCTATGTTTCGGGCCGAAATGCTTATGTAGCCTATGGTGGCCACAAAAATAACAATTGATGTGCTGAGGATGAAGAGTTGTATCTTCTGGCGGATTTTCAGTTTGATAACCATAGCGGTATATTTTGGCAAACAAGCAGGGTAAACTTACTACTTTTTTTAAAATGGTCAACGCTATTTTCGCGTATCCTTGCGATTATTGTTACATGTATACTGGTTGATGAGCGTTAGTCGATGGTATATTGTAGTTGTGTTGTTGGGAATTTGTTTTTTTTGTGTGATTACAAATCGTGCCGCAGTCCCTTTTATTTTAGCTGGAATTGTTGAATATCATTATCTTATTTTGATGTAATACCTCAAAACTAAGTGATTTCTACTGTAAAGAAAAACCTGATAACCATGTAAATTGATTAGGTTTGAAAGTATTTGAGCTTATGTTCCAACTTTTTTTTACTTTTATGAGCATCAAATTATCTTTATGCAGATAGTTTTTCAATAGGAAGCTAAACTATTAATTGTTACTATCATCCAATAACCTGATTTTTATCGAAAAAAAATTGCCATGCAATTACAACGTATTCAATTAAAATGGAGTGTTGTGGCATTGATGCTTCTTGTCGGCCACTCTTCTTTTGGACAGACAGAACCGGCCACAGATTCAACCACAAACGGTTGGAGTTTGGAGCAATGCGTTCGCTATGCACTCGAGAATAATCTCAGCATAAAGAGTCAAGATTTGAGCCTAAAGGTTCAGGAGAACACTTATCGAGCCTCGCAATATAGCCTTTTACCCTCGCTTAGCGCTGATGTGTCTCAAAGCACAACAATTGGAAGGGCGGTAGATCCTACCACCTACACTTTTGTGGATAAAACAGTAATGAACGGTAATGGTTCCATCAGCGCAAACGTCGTGCTATTTAATGGCTGGCAAAAACAAAACACCATCAAGAAGAATCGCTACGATTTGCTGGCAACCAGCAGTGAGTTTGAGAAGTTGAAAAACGATATTTCCTTAAATATTACGGCCGCTTACTTGCAGATACTTCTCGATGAGGAACTTTATCGGGTTAGCGAGGATCAGCTAACTCTTACCCAACAACAGGTTGCACAAACCCGCAAATTGGTGGATGCAGGTAAAGTAGTGCTTGGAAACCTTCTCGATATTCAGGCACAGGAGGCCTCTGAGGAGTTGCAATTGGTGAACTCTAAGAACAAACTCGCGCTTTCTAACCTACAGCTTATCCAGCTGCTCGACCTGACCGATACCACGTTCAGAATAGCTCAACCCGCTCTTGATGGCTTTGATATCGCTCTTGTTACTTCCGATTACAATTCGGTTTATCCTATTGCCGAGGGTTACTTGCCCCAGATAAAAACAGCGCAATTTAGGGTGGAAGGTGCCAAAACAGCTATCAGTATTGCTCAGGGAGGTTACTATCCGCAGCTAACGCTTGGAGCATCTTACGGCTCTAGCTATTCCGATAATCGCGATCAGGTAACGGTTGTAAATGGAGTGCCAGTATCCAAGAGTTATCCGTTTTTTGACCAGTTGCAGGATAACAAAAATTTGGGTGTCTACTTCCGGTTGAGTATTCCAATTTTTTCTGGTTTCTCTACGCGCTATAATGTGAGTAATTCAAAAGCGAATTACCATAGGTCGGTAATTGCTCTTCAGGTGGAAAAGAATAACCTTTATAAAGAAATACAGCAGGCTTCGTCCGATGCCGTTGCTTCCTATAATCGATATACTGCCAGCAACAAATCGGTGGAGACCTTAAACCAAGCATTCAAGTATAACGAGAATCGATTCAATGTTGGGCTAATCACCTCATTGGAGTATAATACGGCAAAGAATAAGCTGGCTAAGGCGCAAAGCGACTTGTTGCAAGCACGCTACGAGTATATCTTTAAGACAAAAATTATGGACTTTTACAGGGGGAATCCTATTAAGCTCTAATTTGCGTATAGTTAATGTTTGATTTTACTACAAAAAAAGACGATCGATAAAATTTTTCAAGATGAAAAAGAAAAACAACATTTTAAAATATGCGATATTGGGTGTCGTAATTGTTGCCCTGCTTCTTGTTGTCGGAAAGTCGGCTGGCTGGTTAGGCAAGGAAATTTCTGTAAAGGTGGCCATTGAAAGACCTACTAAGCGGACAATTGTGGAAACGATCACCGCCAACGGTAAAGTCCAACCGGTAAAGGAGGTCAAAATAAGTCCAGATGTATCGGGCGAGATTGTGGAGTTAATGGTTAAGGAGGGTGATAAGGTAAATAAGGGTGATCTTCTTGTGAAGATTAAACCTGACACCTATGTTAGTGGAATGGAGAGAGCTGAGGCTGCTCTTAATTCTTCCAATGCTCGATTGTTACAAACTGAGGCACAACTCCAAATGGCAAAACTTGCCTACGATAGGAACAAGGAGTTGTTTGCTCAGAAAGCAATATCGCAAGCTGATTTCGAAAGTGCCGAGTCGCAATTTAAGGTTGCCAAAGGCGATTATGAAGCGGCTAGGTTTAGCGTTAAGAGTGCCGATGCCACCGTAAAAGAGGCTCGTGAAAGCTTAGCAAAAACTACCATCTATGCTCCTGTGTCGGGAACTATTTCTAAACTCAATGTTGAAAAAGGTGAGCGCGTGGTAGGAACCATGCAAATGGCTGGTACTGAACTAATGCGCTTGGCGAACCTGAACAATATGGAGGTTCGTGTGGATGTAAATGAGAACGACATTGTTCGTGTTAAGTATAACGATACGGCACTAATTGAGGTGGATGCCTACATGGGTAGGAAATTTAAAGGAATTGTTACCCAAATTGCAAACTCGGCTAGTGTTCAGGGTGGTTCGGCCGATCAGGTAACTAGTTTCGAAGTAAGAGTTCTGTTATTGGAGGATTCTTACGCCGATTTAACAAAAAAGGGGATTGCTAACCCGTTTCGTCCGGGTATGTCCGCCACGGTTGATATACAAACTGAGCGCAAGGAAAACGTTATGACCTTACCTATTCAGGCCATCACTATTTTGTCCGATACTACCAAAATGGATATGGAAAAGAAGTCGGGTAGCAAAGAAGAAAAGAAACCAGAGGCTAAAAGCGGCTCGGTGGATGCCAAAAAAAGCGTTAGCGATAAACCGGTTGAGGTTGTCTTTGTTGTGACTAAGACAAATAAGGTAAAGCACTATGCTGTTAAAACGGGTATTCAGGATGATTCCTACATTGAAATTATATCGGGCCTCACCGATTCGATGGAAGTAGTTATTGCTCCTTTTAGTGTAATTTCGCGGCGGTTAAAAGATTCTGTTTTGGTTCAAAAGGTGCCAAAAGATAAACTGTTCGAAAAGGAATAATAGTTAATGGCCTTAGTTTTAACGATTGAAACAAGCACTGATGTGTGCTCGGCTGCCCTCTCTAAAGATGGGCAGCTTTTGTGTTACAGAGAAAATAGCGAAGGATTCTCTCATGCTGCTTTGCTTGCGGTTTTTATAGATGAACTTCTGAAAGAGGCG is a genomic window of Williamwhitmania taraxaci containing:
- a CDS encoding DUF2797 domain-containing protein; translation: MSSVGVLRKMKVAYAVGDPQVNYTLVLDNEDIPMNRLLGTAIRLSWTNRILCLNCGKTTKKSFGQGYCYPCFIKIPETEACVLRPELCRAHLGEARNMQWAEQHCLADHYVYLAVSGGLKVGVTRKSQIPIRWIDQGASRAVRIAQLPNRFLAGSLEVALKAYFSDKTDWRKMLRGVEPEEIDLAGQRTLSRELFPQNLLDYFLPSDEIYEINYPVLEYPTILNSVNLEKVGIVEGVLTGIRGQYIMLDKQRVMNIRTFSGYEIIFEKVDL
- a CDS encoding cache domain-containing protein, whose translation is MVIKLKIRQKIQLFILSTSIVIFVATIGYISISARNIAVSSARDLADARIQESALNIQDKLNADFSVVRTFSQSFLEYRNLPREEWKKLFSGMYLNVLQRNPQMDAIWDSWELSNLDPTWNKPYGREFYLCWREGGEILTKSEIRSLTGDPPHYAAMKAAGVENIAEPYISLLQKGGLMTTLVCPMFEKGKYIGLIGVDLLLTRFQEYVRNIKPFEGSYAFMLSGDGMIVSDPDTAKVGKNQSEFDFRKQMNEKYKILEQMRKGKKVSFTDFNENGEEYYYSYTPMQVGQTLTPWTLGIAVPLKSMLRDANHAYNVSIITGILGLLILVLVIAYLANSITLPIEKVTKSLAQMATGKVDRSMKQDIHTGDEMDDMTKALNISIDGLVDKADFATAIGQENLSVDINLLSNEDILGKALLNMRDSLRKAKLEEETRKEEEAKIQWANQGLASFTEILRQTNDGMVTLSDNIIKHLVRYLNAIQGGIFVKNEDDVHNVFYEMVAAFAYDRKKYLTKTYEEAEGLVGTCGAERNTIYLTEIPQDYIEITSGLGDANPNVLLLVPLKTEEVILGVMEIASLHKFEKYQIEFVEKIAQNIAATIHSVRVNEKTKVLLEQSQQQAEIMAAQEEEMRQNMEELQATQEESARKGTEMEGLINALNASNYVIEYDIRGYIRSVNDSYLDLLGVSRENIVGTHHSDGVDMSTYEEETYDEFWNTLLAGKIKKHTTKLKINGIDLTLIETYTPIFNEHGEITTILKIATDVTDAQKKKH
- a CDS encoding TolC family protein, with translation MQLQRIQLKWSVVALMLLVGHSSFGQTEPATDSTTNGWSLEQCVRYALENNLSIKSQDLSLKVQENTYRASQYSLLPSLSADVSQSTTIGRAVDPTTYTFVDKTVMNGNGSISANVVLFNGWQKQNTIKKNRYDLLATSSEFEKLKNDISLNITAAYLQILLDEELYRVSEDQLTLTQQQVAQTRKLVDAGKVVLGNLLDIQAQEASEELQLVNSKNKLALSNLQLIQLLDLTDTTFRIAQPALDGFDIALVTSDYNSVYPIAEGYLPQIKTAQFRVEGAKTAISIAQGGYYPQLTLGASYGSSYSDNRDQVTVVNGVPVSKSYPFFDQLQDNKNLGVYFRLSIPIFSGFSTRYNVSNSKANYHRSVIALQVEKNNLYKEIQQASSDAVASYNRYTASNKSVETLNQAFKYNENRFNVGLITSLEYNTAKNKLAKAQSDLLQARYEYIFKTKIMDFYRGNPIKL
- a CDS encoding efflux RND transporter periplasmic adaptor subunit; protein product: MKKKNNILKYAILGVVIVALLLVVGKSAGWLGKEISVKVAIERPTKRTIVETITANGKVQPVKEVKISPDVSGEIVELMVKEGDKVNKGDLLVKIKPDTYVSGMERAEAALNSSNARLLQTEAQLQMAKLAYDRNKELFAQKAISQADFESAESQFKVAKGDYEAARFSVKSADATVKEARESLAKTTIYAPVSGTISKLNVEKGERVVGTMQMAGTELMRLANLNNMEVRVDVNENDIVRVKYNDTALIEVDAYMGRKFKGIVTQIANSASVQGGSADQVTSFEVRVLLLEDSYADLTKKGIANPFRPGMSATVDIQTERKENVMTLPIQAITILSDTTKMDMEKKSGSKEEKKPEAKSGSVDAKKSVSDKPVEVVFVVTKTNKVKHYAVKTGIQDDSYIEIISGLTDSMEVVIAPFSVISRRLKDSVLVQKVPKDKLFEKE